One genomic segment of Canis lupus baileyi chromosome 9, mCanLup2.hap1, whole genome shotgun sequence includes these proteins:
- the MGAT2 gene encoding alpha-1,6-mannosyl-glycoprotein 2-beta-N-acetylglucosaminyltransferase — MRFRIYKRKVLILTLVVAACGFVLWSSNGRQRKNEALAPPLLDAEPARGAGGRGGDHSAVSVGIRRGSNESAAPLVPAAPQPEADNLTLRYRSLVYQLNFDQTLRNVDKAGSWAPRELVLVVQVHNRPDYLRLLLDSLRKAQGIDNVLVIFSHDFWSTEINQLIAGVDFCPVLQVFFPFSIQLYPNEFPGSDPRDCPRDLEKNAALKMGCINAEYPDSFGHYREAKFSQTKHHWWWKLHFVWERVKVLRDYAGLILFLEEDHYLAPDFYHVFKKMWKLKQEECPECDVLSLGTYTAIRSFHGIADKVDVKTWKSTEHNMGLALTRDAYQKLIECTDTFCTYDDYNWDWTLQYLTVSCLPKFWKVLVPQVPRIFHAGDCGMHHKKTCKPSTQSAQIESLLNSNKQYLFPETLIISEKFVAAISPPRKNGGWGDIRDHELCKSYRRLQ, encoded by the coding sequence ATGAGGTTCCGCATCTACAAGCGGAAGGTGCTGATCCTGACGCTCGTGGTGGCCGCCTGCGGCTTCGTCCTCTGGAGCAGCAATGGGCGACAAAGGAAGAACGAGGCCCTCGCCCCGCCGCTGCTGGACGCCGAGCCCGCGCGAGGtgcgggcggccggggcggggacCATTCTGCGGTGTCCGTGGGCATCCGCCGGGGCTCCAACGAGTCGGCGGCTCCTCTGGTCCCGGCGGCCCCGCAGCCCGAGGCGGACAACCTGACGCTGCGGTACAGGTCCCTGGTGTACCAGCTGAACTTCGACCAGACGCTGAGGAATGTAGATAAGGCCGGCTCCTGGGCACCCCGGGAGCTGGTGCTGGTGGTCCAGGTGCATAACCGGCCCGATTACCTCAGACTGCTGCTGGACTCACTCCGAAAAGCCCAGGGCATTGACAACGTCCTCGTCATCTTTAGCCATGACTTCTGGTCCACAGAAATCAACCAGCTGATCGCTGGGGTGGATTTCTGTCCGGTTCTGCAGGTGTTCTTTCCTTTCAGCATTCAGTTGTACCCCAACGAGTTTCCAGGCAGCGACCCCAGAGATTGCCCCAGAGACCTGGAGAAGAATGCAGCTTTGAAGATGGGATGCATCAATGCTGAGTATCCCGACTCCTTTGGCCATTATAGAGAGGCCAAGTTCTCCCAAACCAAACACCACTGGTGGTGGAAGCTGCATTTTGTATGGGAAAGGGTCAAAGTTCTTCGAGACTATGCTGGCCTCATTCTTTTCCTAGAGGAGGATCACTATTTAGCcccagacttttaccatgtctTCAAAAAGATGTGGAAGTTAAAGCAGGAAGAGTGTCCTGAGTGTGATGTTCTCTCCCTGGGGACCTATACGGCCATTCGAAGTTTCCATGGCATTGCCGACAAGGTAGATGTGAAAACTTGGAAATCCACAGAGCACAATATGGGTCTAGCCTTGACCCGGGATGCCTATCAGAAGCTGATTGAGTGCACAGACACTTTCTGTACTTATGATGATTATAACTGGGACTGGACTCTTCAATATTTAACTGTATCTTGTCTTCCAAAGTTCTGGAAAGTGCTGGTTCCTCAGGTTCCTAGGATATTTCATGCTGGAGACTGTGGTATGCATCACAAGAAAACCTGTAAACCGTCCACCCAGAGTGCCCAAATTGAGTCACTCTTAAATAGTAACAAACAGTACTTGTTTCCAGAAACTCTAATTATCAGTGAAAAGTTTGTGGCAGCCATTTCCCCACCTAGGAAAAATGGAGGGTGGGGAGATATTAGGGACCATGAACTCTGTAAAAGTTATAGAAGACTGCAGTGA